From a region of the Candidatus Sulfotelmatobacter sp. genome:
- the gltX gene encoding glutamate--tRNA ligase has protein sequence MSVRVRFAPSPTGHLHVGGARTALFNYLFARAKGGVFVLRIEDTDVARSTDESLSGILQSLRWLGLGWDEGPGAGGDHGPYLQSERAAYYRRHADALLEAGRAYPCFCTPEELEARRQRQLERGEPPRYDGRCRGLDAAARAAQRAAGRKSALRFALDASGETGWDDVVRGRVAFQNEVLDDFVLLRSDGGPTYNFACVVDDHEMEISHVIRGDDHISNTPRQILLYRAFGWPTPVFAHVPMILGHDGSRLSKRHGATSVEAFGELGYVAPALVNFLALLGWSYDGQRELFTLGELERVFSLERVGTNPAIFNLEKLEWMNGQYLKQMSVDERTRLAVDWLERHGYDLSGRAAEWKATLIGSIGDRLKTLADAERYGAFALREELEMDPTAWSELIGKDEVGPRLESLASRLEALAEFSLAETERVTRSLAAELGLKAGELIGIARVALTGKKVSPGIFEVMWLLGRDRCLARLRSAARGWSEARAGSSA, from the coding sequence ATGAGCGTCCGCGTTCGATTCGCGCCGAGCCCGACCGGTCACCTGCACGTGGGCGGCGCGCGCACCGCGCTGTTCAACTACCTCTTCGCTCGCGCGAAGGGCGGCGTCTTCGTCCTGCGCATCGAAGATACCGACGTCGCTCGCTCGACCGACGAATCGCTCTCGGGGATTCTCCAGAGTCTGCGCTGGCTCGGCCTCGGCTGGGACGAAGGCCCCGGCGCCGGCGGCGATCACGGCCCCTACCTCCAATCGGAACGCGCCGCGTACTACCGCCGGCACGCCGACGCGCTGCTCGAAGCCGGGCGCGCCTATCCCTGCTTCTGCACGCCGGAAGAGCTCGAAGCGCGCCGCCAGCGCCAGCTCGAGCGCGGCGAGCCGCCCCGTTACGACGGCCGCTGCCGCGGGCTGGATGCCGCGGCGCGAGCGGCGCAGCGGGCGGCCGGCCGCAAGTCGGCGCTTCGATTCGCGCTCGACGCGTCGGGGGAGACGGGCTGGGACGACGTGGTGCGCGGGCGAGTCGCGTTCCAGAACGAGGTGCTCGACGATTTCGTGCTGCTGCGCTCGGACGGCGGCCCCACCTACAATTTCGCGTGCGTGGTCGATGACCACGAAATGGAGATCAGTCACGTGATCCGCGGCGACGATCACATCTCCAACACGCCGCGGCAGATCCTGCTGTATCGGGCGTTCGGCTGGCCGACGCCGGTCTTCGCGCACGTCCCGATGATCCTCGGCCACGACGGCTCACGGTTGTCGAAGCGCCACGGCGCGACCTCGGTCGAGGCGTTCGGCGAGCTGGGTTACGTGGCTCCGGCCCTGGTCAACTTCCTGGCGCTGCTCGGCTGGTCCTACGACGGACAGCGCGAGCTGTTCACCCTGGGCGAGCTCGAGCGCGTGTTCTCGCTCGAGCGGGTGGGCACGAATCCCGCGATCTTCAATCTCGAGAAACTCGAATGGATGAACGGACAGTACCTGAAGCAGATGAGTGTCGACGAACGCACGCGTCTCGCGGTCGATTGGCTCGAGCGACATGGTTACGATCTGAGCGGTCGCGCCGCGGAGTGGAAGGCGACGCTGATCGGCTCGATCGGCGACCGCTTGAAGACCCTGGCCGACGCCGAACGTTACGGCGCATTCGCGCTGCGTGAAGAGCTGGAAATGGATCCCACGGCATGGTCCGAGCTGATCGGCAAGGACGAGGTCGGGCCGCGTCTCGAATCCCTCGCCTCGCGGCTCGAGGCGCTGGCCGAGTTCTCGCTCGCCGAGACCGAGCGCGTGACGCGCTCGCTCGCCGCCGAGCTCGGCCTCAAGGCCGGCGAGCTGATCGGGATCGCGCGCGTGGCGCTCACCGGGAAGAAGGTGAGTCCCGGAATCTTCGAGGTGATGTGGCTGTTGGGGCGCGATCGCTGTCTGGCGCGACTCCGCTCGGCGGCGCGAGGATGGAGCGAAGCGCGCGCCGGTTCGAGCGCGTGA
- a CDS encoding polysaccharide biosynthesis protein encodes MGLRQTPRFFLLTLGYALVVNACFLIALLLRFEGSIPARYWHGWLQVAPWFTLLSLIGYRVSGLYHGLWRYASTVTLFQVFKGATLSALALFMIDLFSRDPSFPRSVIPMMWVWQIVILGAMRFAWRLSRERVLGPISSSRAVRTLVVGADPTGVHLIQEMRRTAEGPDHLVPVGFIDEDPRLTGGLVEGIKVRGTIADLSRAIQEARAEMVVVSDADMPAKVVREIARFCAEANIRIKTLPGLSDLQHGRTTLSQMRDMRIEDLLGRQPVQLNLGELADFLRGQRVMVTGAGGSIGSELARQVAGFEPAEIVLLDHAENGLYYVHHELVAQHPALRIHPVVADIQDAAGVELAFHRFRPHVVFHAAAHKHVPLLEANPREAVLNNILGTRNLVEAADQNGVVKFVLISTDKAVNPTSVMGASKRVCEMILQSRSQRSRTRFVAVRFGNVLGSDGSVIPLFQKQIARGGPITVTHPEARRYFMTIPEAVRLVLQAGAMGRGGDVLLLDMGEQVRIVDLARQLIRMSGMREGEDIEILFTGLRPGEKLYEELHSDAERTRITRHERILVWELDARREDELNQEVNELIALARRGAAEPIKHQLHRLVPEYVEPQLSPVLPSEAAAPVVELPGAPQPDRSAASERDWGELARRVAEATFAGVLLVAAAPLWALLVFEARQRGHREVLNHETRIGMSRRRGQRRALRRDTAIDRRSIERRTQDLLGAPIRCARFRNDLGPLSRFVARRRLDKLPYLLNVLRGEMALVGPKPEKEELVLRWAGVVPDYDRRFSVLPGVTGLAQVSLCSDSDADGVARRVQYDLYYIDHRTLLLDLRTLLRTVRVVWQNPRRLSPAPQGRIAAGAAVKGVTQ; translated from the coding sequence GTGGGCCTCAGGCAAACCCCGAGATTCTTCCTGCTCACCCTGGGCTACGCCCTGGTGGTGAACGCCTGCTTCTTGATCGCGCTGTTGCTCCGCTTCGAGGGCAGCATTCCGGCGCGCTACTGGCACGGCTGGCTCCAGGTCGCGCCGTGGTTCACGCTGCTGTCGCTGATCGGCTACCGCGTGTCGGGGCTCTACCACGGGCTCTGGCGGTACGCGAGCACCGTGACGCTCTTCCAGGTCTTCAAAGGCGCCACGCTCTCGGCGCTCGCGCTGTTCATGATCGACCTGTTCAGCCGCGATCCATCGTTCCCGCGCAGCGTCATCCCGATGATGTGGGTCTGGCAGATCGTCATCCTGGGCGCGATGCGGTTTGCCTGGCGCCTGTCGCGCGAGCGCGTGCTCGGACCGATCAGCAGCTCGCGCGCCGTGCGCACGCTGGTGGTCGGCGCGGACCCCACCGGCGTTCATCTCATCCAGGAAATGCGCCGCACCGCCGAGGGGCCCGACCACCTGGTGCCGGTCGGATTCATCGACGAGGATCCGCGGCTCACCGGCGGCCTGGTCGAGGGGATCAAGGTGCGCGGCACGATCGCCGACCTGTCGCGCGCGATTCAGGAAGCGCGCGCCGAGATGGTGGTCGTCTCCGACGCCGACATGCCGGCCAAGGTGGTCCGCGAGATCGCGCGCTTCTGCGCCGAGGCGAACATCCGCATCAAGACCCTGCCGGGCCTCTCCGATCTCCAGCACGGCCGCACCACGCTGTCTCAGATGCGCGACATGCGGATCGAGGACCTGCTCGGCCGCCAGCCGGTACAGCTCAACCTCGGCGAGCTGGCGGACTTCCTGCGCGGCCAGCGCGTGATGGTGACCGGGGCGGGCGGCTCGATCGGCTCCGAGCTGGCGCGCCAGGTGGCGGGTTTCGAGCCCGCCGAGATCGTGCTGCTCGATCACGCCGAGAACGGGCTTTACTACGTGCACCACGAGCTGGTCGCGCAGCACCCCGCGCTGCGCATTCATCCGGTGGTCGCGGACATCCAGGACGCGGCCGGCGTCGAGCTCGCGTTCCACCGCTTCCGCCCGCACGTCGTGTTCCACGCCGCCGCGCACAAGCACGTGCCGCTGCTCGAGGCCAACCCTCGCGAGGCGGTGCTCAACAACATTCTCGGCACCCGCAATCTGGTCGAAGCCGCGGATCAGAACGGCGTGGTCAAGTTCGTGTTGATCTCCACCGACAAGGCCGTGAATCCGACCAGCGTCATGGGCGCCTCCAAGCGGGTCTGCGAGATGATTCTGCAGAGCCGCTCGCAGCGGAGCCGCACGCGTTTCGTCGCGGTGCGCTTCGGCAACGTGCTGGGCAGCGACGGCTCGGTGATTCCGCTGTTCCAGAAACAGATCGCGCGCGGCGGACCGATCACGGTGACGCACCCGGAGGCGCGCCGCTACTTCATGACCATCCCCGAGGCCGTGCGTCTGGTGCTGCAGGCGGGGGCGATGGGCCGCGGCGGCGACGTCCTGCTGCTCGACATGGGCGAGCAGGTGAGAATCGTGGATCTCGCGCGACAGTTGATCCGCATGTCGGGCATGCGCGAGGGCGAGGACATCGAGATCCTCTTCACCGGCCTCCGGCCGGGCGAGAAGCTCTACGAAGAGCTGCACTCCGACGCCGAGCGCACCCGCATCACGCGTCACGAGCGCATTCTGGTCTGGGAGCTCGACGCCCGCCGCGAGGACGAGCTGAACCAGGAGGTCAACGAACTGATCGCGCTGGCGCGCCGCGGCGCGGCCGAGCCCATCAAGCACCAGCTCCATCGCCTCGTCCCCGAGTACGTCGAACCACAGCTCTCGCCGGTGCTGCCCTCGGAAGCGGCGGCGCCGGTCGTCGAGCTGCCGGGTGCGCCTCAGCCCGACCGCTCGGCCGCCTCCGAGCGCGACTGGGGAGAACTGGCGCGTCGCGTCGCGGAAGCCACCTTCGCCGGCGTGCTGCTGGTTGCCGCCGCTCCGCTGTGGGCGCTGCTGGTGTTCGAGGCGCGGCAGCGCGGCCATCGCGAGGTGCTGAACCACGAGACGCGCATCGGCATGTCGCGCCGGCGCGGGCAGCGCCGCGCGCTTCGCCGCGACACCGCCATCGATCGACGCAGCATCGAGCGTCGTACGCAGGACCTGCTGGGCGCGCCCATCCGCTGCGCGCGATTCCGCAACGATCTCGGGCCCCTCAGCCGGTTCGTCGCCCGCCGGCGACTCGACAAGCTCCCCTATCTGCTCAACGTTCTCCGTGGCGAAATGGCCCTGGTGGGCCCCAAGCCGGAGAAGGAGGAACTCGTGCTCCGCTGGGCCGGGGTGGTTCCCGACTACGACCGTCGCTTCAGCGTGCTGCCCGGCGTGACCGGGCTCGCGCAGGTGTCGCTGTGCTCGGACTCGGATGCCGATGGCGTGGCCCGCCGGGTCCAGTACGATCTGTATTACATTGATCACCGTACGCTGCTGCTCGACCTGCGTACCCTGTTGCGCACGGTTCGGGTGGTCTGGCAGAACCCTCGCCGGCTCTCGCCAGCCCCGCAGGGAAGAATCGCGGCGGGCGCCGCGGTCAAAGGAGTGACCCAATGA
- a CDS encoding polysaccharide biosynthesis/export family protein, whose amino-acid sequence MRRSRRAAWRWWPALIAMVALVIPARAEEYILGPEDVVQVSVWLHPELDKTLPVGADGNITFAPIGQVKAGGLTAKQLGDRLADRLSSYLRQTTTCTVTITQFLSRSVYVVGAVNRPGRYGFETMPGLVDLLSQAGGAVAGADLSRVQILRREGESRRVINADVATALQSGIGTDLPELKPGDTVVVNTSGGGAYSGGPGDAISIMGEVMKPGLYPAGSGLDLWVLMAQAGGFTPNANLKKVRIITQADQGSQVRVYDLDTAAWISGGKPVLVKPGEVVFVTSRHTNPIWAAFVTILPITLNILNVALAVELLNGNVHR is encoded by the coding sequence ATGAGGCGAAGCCGCAGAGCCGCGTGGCGGTGGTGGCCGGCGCTGATCGCCATGGTCGCGCTGGTCATTCCGGCTCGAGCCGAGGAGTACATCCTCGGTCCGGAGGACGTGGTGCAGGTTTCGGTCTGGCTCCATCCGGAGCTCGACAAGACCCTGCCGGTGGGCGCCGATGGCAACATCACCTTCGCCCCGATCGGCCAGGTGAAGGCGGGTGGGCTGACCGCCAAGCAGCTGGGAGACCGGCTGGCGGACCGCCTCTCGAGCTACCTGCGCCAGACCACCACCTGCACGGTGACCATCACCCAGTTCCTGAGCCGCAGCGTGTACGTGGTGGGGGCGGTCAACCGACCGGGCCGCTATGGATTCGAGACCATGCCCGGGCTGGTGGACCTGCTCAGCCAGGCGGGCGGGGCGGTCGCCGGAGCGGATCTTTCGCGGGTGCAGATCCTCCGCCGCGAGGGCGAGTCCCGTCGCGTCATCAACGCGGACGTGGCCACCGCGCTGCAGAGCGGGATCGGGACCGACCTTCCGGAGCTGAAGCCCGGCGACACGGTGGTGGTCAACACCTCGGGCGGGGGCGCCTACTCGGGCGGCCCGGGCGACGCGATCTCGATCATGGGCGAGGTGATGAAGCCCGGACTCTATCCGGCCGGCTCGGGCCTCGATCTGTGGGTGCTGATGGCGCAGGCGGGCGGATTCACTCCCAACGCCAATCTGAAGAAGGTCCGCATCATCACCCAGGCCGACCAGGGCTCCCAGGTGAGGGTGTACGATCTCGACACCGCGGCGTGGATTTCGGGCGGGAAACCGGTGCTGGTCAAGCCCGGCGAGGTCGTGTTCGTGACCTCCAGGCACACCAATCCGATCTGGGCGGCGTTCGTCACCATTCTCCCGATCACGCTCAACATCCTCAACGTCGCGCTGGCCGTCGAGCTGCTGAACGGAAACGTGCATCGATGA
- a CDS encoding AAA family ATPase, whose product MTNEAAPASRSSFDYHELLRVASRRRWLLVIPWVAALGLGIAAAFLLKPVYFSSTTMLLEKATQLSGPLGGMVGGGDNSDQQAEVMRDEVQSSLFLRSVITAAGLKSDPATRAWALKQGGHIPGASEDESIESFLIDYLREAITIRRQRGNIFVVTVGDYSAPRARKLAEGVADQFVLSSKAAQLEAVRATQEFSVEQQQIYRRRLDEAESKLEAARRANVATTLTGGVVTASNLQLARSLLDQANSEVDEQKQLAARLKGQFPSEIRENDPAQLSSANATRLVAQIASLERQLATVQLGPTSDGGASARLDISRKVAELETELTNNAARALPTLGPDSRDLLVRYRLAQGDVEARQSRRDFLKDEIDTYEKRTVSGPDQDLAIAHLQEEADNARALYNSFLQQSAAAQISEAFQNAKVSGHFEVLEPANLPRTPGKPNRPVLILLSFLVGGLIGVGSILFVEQHDQSMKNAEEVESLLGLPVVGAIPRVEELQRSSRRSRGTPATPGVAPATPARDRGLLHRLKVESPLGLEFRRIYLNLARTRGRSLPRTIAVTSATRGEGKTTSTACLALTLARELREKILLVDFDLRSPSLHRALGLPGASWGLAQMLQHRNFDERFIRATVQPGLDFLPAGRSERPASELIDTASVEWFLEEASSRYPLVLIDAAPNLAVPDALILGRAVEGVLYVIKAGSTVRKAAEYGVKVQREARENLLGVLLNDVGEILPQYYGYRANTYGYSSEAAGGGDH is encoded by the coding sequence ATGACGAACGAAGCCGCACCCGCCTCGAGATCGAGCTTTGACTACCACGAGCTGCTGCGAGTGGCGTCGCGCCGCCGCTGGCTGCTGGTCATTCCGTGGGTCGCGGCGCTCGGTCTCGGAATCGCCGCGGCCTTCCTGCTCAAACCCGTGTACTTCAGCTCGACCACCATGCTGCTCGAGAAGGCGACCCAGCTGTCGGGGCCGCTCGGCGGCATGGTCGGGGGCGGCGACAATTCCGACCAGCAGGCCGAGGTGATGCGTGACGAGGTGCAGAGCAGCCTGTTCCTGCGCAGCGTCATCACCGCCGCCGGCCTGAAGAGCGATCCGGCGACGAGAGCGTGGGCGCTCAAACAGGGTGGACACATTCCCGGCGCCTCGGAGGACGAATCGATCGAATCGTTCCTGATCGATTACCTGCGGGAAGCCATCACCATTCGCCGCCAGCGTGGGAACATCTTCGTCGTGACGGTCGGTGACTACAGCGCCCCGCGCGCCCGCAAGCTGGCCGAGGGAGTCGCCGATCAGTTCGTGCTGTCCTCCAAGGCGGCGCAGCTCGAGGCGGTGCGCGCCACTCAGGAGTTCAGCGTCGAGCAGCAGCAGATCTATCGTCGGCGGCTCGACGAGGCCGAGTCGAAGCTCGAGGCCGCGCGTCGCGCGAACGTGGCCACCACGCTCACCGGCGGCGTCGTCACGGCATCGAATCTCCAGCTCGCCCGCTCGCTGCTCGACCAGGCCAATTCCGAGGTCGATGAGCAGAAGCAGCTGGCCGCGCGCCTGAAGGGGCAGTTCCCGAGCGAGATTCGGGAGAACGACCCGGCCCAGCTCTCGAGCGCCAATGCCACGCGGCTGGTCGCGCAGATCGCCTCACTCGAGAGGCAGCTGGCGACGGTGCAGCTCGGCCCCACCTCGGACGGCGGCGCCTCGGCGCGGCTCGACATCAGCCGCAAGGTCGCCGAGCTCGAGACCGAGCTCACCAACAACGCCGCGCGCGCGCTGCCCACGCTCGGGCCGGACTCGCGCGATCTGCTGGTCCGTTATCGCCTCGCCCAGGGCGACGTCGAGGCGCGACAGTCGCGTCGCGACTTTCTGAAGGACGAGATCGACACCTACGAGAAACGCACGGTCTCTGGACCCGATCAGGACCTGGCGATCGCGCACCTGCAGGAGGAGGCCGACAACGCGCGCGCGCTCTACAACTCGTTCCTGCAGCAGTCGGCGGCGGCGCAGATCTCGGAGGCGTTCCAGAACGCCAAGGTCAGCGGCCATTTCGAGGTGCTGGAGCCGGCCAACCTGCCGCGCACTCCGGGCAAGCCGAATCGTCCGGTACTGATCCTCCTCTCGTTCCTGGTCGGCGGCCTGATCGGCGTGGGCTCGATCCTGTTCGTCGAGCAGCACGACCAGTCCATGAAGAACGCCGAGGAAGTGGAGAGCCTGCTGGGTCTGCCGGTGGTGGGCGCGATCCCCCGGGTCGAGGAGCTGCAGCGCTCCTCGCGGCGTTCGCGCGGCACTCCGGCGACGCCCGGCGTCGCTCCGGCCACGCCGGCGCGCGATCGCGGATTGCTGCATCGTCTCAAGGTCGAGAGTCCACTCGGCCTGGAGTTCCGCCGCATCTATCTCAATCTGGCGCGCACGCGCGGCCGATCGCTGCCGCGCACCATCGCGGTGACCAGCGCGACGCGCGGCGAGGGCAAGACCACCAGCACGGCGTGCCTGGCGCTGACTCTGGCCCGCGAGCTGCGCGAGAAGATCCTGCTCGTGGACTTCGATCTGCGGAGCCCCTCGCTCCATCGCGCTCTCGGCCTGCCGGGCGCGAGCTGGGGGCTGGCGCAGATGCTCCAGCATCGGAATTTCGACGAGCGATTCATCCGCGCCACCGTGCAGCCGGGGCTCGACTTCCTCCCGGCCGGACGTAGCGAGCGGCCGGCCTCGGAGCTGATCGACACCGCCAGCGTCGAATGGTTCCTCGAGGAGGCGAGCTCGCGCTATCCGCTGGTGCTGATCGACGCGGCGCCGAATCTCGCCGTGCCCGACGCGCTGATCCTCGGCCGCGCGGTGGAAGGCGTGCTGTACGTGATCAAGGCCGGCAGCACGGTGCGCAAGGCGGCCGAGTACGGTGTCAAGGTTCAGCGCGAGGCGCGGGAAAACCTGCTCGGCGTCCTGCTCAACGACGTGGGCGAGATCCTGCCGCAGTACTACGGCTATCGCGCCAACACCTACGGGTATTCCTCCGAGGCCGCGGGCGGCGGAGATCACTAG
- a CDS encoding oligosaccharide flippase family protein, translating into MRSIRVLRNVVTNYLRLLLGGLMGFLITPVMVHLLGDRDYGLWITVFSFTGYFGLIDQGIRPSLVRYVSRDHARGDREALERTISSALGLFSIAGVLTLLVTVVVASEFHRWFSVSAIPGRELFEVVMIAGGSVALGFPLGVFGAVLSGLQRYDLGNAIGMGIAVLRALVFVTVLRMGGGLVQLAWASLIMNLLGHALSMALALRLLPGLHLGPSRVDRATLRVIGAYSGVAFVGALASSIAFQTDALVITAFLSAAAVTPFALAAGLVENVRSMVYSATFVLSPTASEMETRGETTQLHAMLLAGAKYSVLLSWPVLFGLLIFGENFLVTWVGPKYATAHSWLRLFTAHGPQASAGQVLAILTLPTLLSLPQSTASALLFGVSRHHGVVALSLANALVNLGLSLWWVHPWGLAGVALGTAVPLALLSGVATAVYACRELGLSVARYLWEGMGRAGIASLAFLLPAAAVNALWHPMGWIPLALSGGGCWLVFAACAWWGVVDPPERARWGRMLSGLIGRAPVAGGA; encoded by the coding sequence GTGCGAAGCATCCGCGTCCTGCGAAACGTCGTCACCAACTACCTGCGCCTGCTCCTCGGCGGCCTGATGGGCTTCCTCATCACGCCGGTGATGGTGCATCTGCTGGGCGATCGCGACTACGGGCTGTGGATCACGGTCTTCTCGTTCACGGGCTACTTCGGCCTGATCGATCAGGGCATCCGGCCGTCGCTGGTGCGCTACGTCTCGCGCGACCACGCCCGCGGCGACCGCGAGGCGTTGGAGCGGACCATCAGCAGCGCGCTCGGGCTGTTCTCGATCGCCGGCGTGCTGACGCTGCTGGTCACGGTGGTGGTGGCGAGCGAGTTCCACCGCTGGTTCTCGGTGAGCGCGATCCCGGGGCGAGAGCTGTTCGAGGTCGTGATGATCGCCGGGGGATCGGTGGCACTCGGATTCCCGCTCGGCGTGTTCGGCGCCGTGCTTTCAGGGCTTCAGCGCTATGACCTCGGCAACGCGATCGGCATGGGCATCGCGGTCCTGCGCGCGCTGGTGTTCGTCACGGTGCTGCGCATGGGCGGCGGCCTGGTGCAGCTGGCATGGGCGTCGCTGATCATGAACCTGCTGGGTCACGCGCTCTCGATGGCGCTGGCGCTCCGGCTGCTGCCCGGTCTTCATCTGGGCCCGAGCCGGGTGGACCGCGCGACCTTGCGCGTGATCGGCGCCTACAGCGGGGTGGCGTTCGTCGGCGCGCTGGCCTCGAGCATCGCCTTCCAGACCGACGCGCTGGTGATCACCGCCTTCCTCAGCGCCGCGGCGGTGACGCCGTTCGCGCTCGCTGCCGGCCTGGTCGAGAACGTGCGCTCGATGGTCTACTCGGCCACGTTCGTGCTGTCGCCCACCGCCAGCGAGATGGAGACCCGCGGGGAGACTACCCAGCTCCACGCCATGCTGCTCGCCGGCGCCAAGTACTCGGTGCTGCTGAGCTGGCCGGTGCTGTTCGGACTCCTGATCTTCGGCGAGAACTTCCTGGTCACCTGGGTGGGGCCGAAGTACGCCACCGCGCATTCCTGGCTGCGATTGTTCACCGCGCACGGCCCGCAGGCCTCGGCCGGGCAGGTCCTGGCGATCCTGACGCTGCCGACGCTGCTGTCGCTGCCGCAATCCACGGCTTCGGCGTTGCTGTTCGGGGTGAGCCGGCACCATGGCGTGGTGGCGCTCTCGCTCGCCAACGCGCTCGTCAACCTCGGGCTGTCGCTGTGGTGGGTGCATCCCTGGGGCCTGGCCGGCGTCGCGCTCGGGACGGCGGTGCCGCTCGCGCTGCTCTCGGGAGTCGCGACCGCGGTGTACGCGTGCCGCGAGCTGGGACTCTCGGTGGCACGCTACCTCTGGGAGGGCATGGGGCGAGCCGGGATCGCGAGCCTCGCGTTCCTCCTGCCGGCCGCCGCGGTCAACGCGCTGTGGCATCCGATGGGGTGGATTCCTCTCGCGCTGTCGGGCGGAGGCTGCTGGCTGGTGTTCGCGGCGTGCGCCTGGTGGGGGGTGGTGGATCCGCCCGAACGTGCGCGCTGGGGGCGCATGCTCTCGGGTCTGATCGGACGGGCGCCGGTGGCGGGAGGCGCATGA
- a CDS encoding glycosyltransferase family 2 protein, which produces MMRVSVLLSAWNAEWCIERSLDSVFAQTRAADEVVVADDGSEDGTVALIERRYGTRVRVLRLPHRGLTPSRRASFEAATGDWLAVLDADDWWEPAKLARQVAFLEAHPELRWCGTDGVYVSAEGVIRDSWFSDYFHPVHELHGDLLPLLIERCFPLVSSMLIEREAYAASGGYDLAIPYSQDYALWLKLASRHPGGMLAEPLIHYWSSAGQLSRRLEPRYRDDLALMRRVANGEFRRDPGLQRRGAERAAAIAFDLAIVCLRDGRVDEARALLADARRHGPLRRRVLAWGGSLAPRAALRPLMRSGLLKRAVGGARAGSPRIANSPEAAP; this is translated from the coding sequence ATGATGCGGGTCAGTGTGCTGCTCAGCGCCTGGAACGCCGAATGGTGCATCGAGCGTTCGCTCGACAGCGTATTCGCGCAGACGCGCGCCGCCGACGAAGTGGTGGTGGCCGACGACGGCTCCGAGGACGGCACCGTCGCATTGATCGAGCGCCGTTATGGCACGCGCGTGCGTGTACTGAGACTCCCGCATCGCGGGCTGACCCCCAGCCGCCGTGCTTCGTTCGAGGCCGCGACCGGCGACTGGCTGGCCGTGCTCGACGCCGACGACTGGTGGGAGCCCGCGAAGCTCGCGCGACAGGTGGCGTTCCTGGAGGCCCACCCGGAGCTCCGCTGGTGCGGGACCGACGGCGTCTACGTCTCGGCCGAAGGCGTGATCCGCGACTCGTGGTTCTCGGACTATTTCCATCCGGTGCACGAGCTGCACGGCGATCTGCTGCCGCTGCTGATCGAGCGCTGTTTTCCGCTGGTGAGCAGCATGCTGATCGAGCGGGAGGCCTACGCGGCGTCGGGTGGGTACGATCTCGCGATTCCCTATTCGCAGGACTACGCGCTGTGGCTCAAGCTGGCCTCGCGCCATCCGGGGGGCATGCTGGCGGAGCCGCTGATCCACTACTGGTCGAGTGCCGGTCAACTCTCGCGGCGGCTCGAGCCCCGTTATCGCGACGATCTCGCGCTGATGCGGCGCGTGGCGAACGGCGAGTTCCGGCGCGATCCCGGGCTGCAGCGGCGGGGCGCCGAACGCGCCGCGGCGATCGCGTTCGACCTCGCCATCGTCTGCCTGCGTGATGGGCGCGTGGACGAGGCTCGCGCGCTGCTCGCCGACGCGCGCCGCCACGGTCCGTTGCGGCGGCGGGTGCTGGCGTGGGGTGGCAGCCTCGCGCCTCGAGCCGCGCTCCGGCCGCTGATGCGATCGGGGCTGCTCAAGCGCGCGGTGGGAGGGGCGCGTGCCGGCTCGCCCCGCATCGCCAACTCGCCCGAGGCGGCGCCGTGA
- a CDS encoding glycosyltransferase family A protein produces the protein MSAPLEFAVAIPAHDGLPDVLEAVESALAQKLPPREIVVIDDASSDGTGAAIEARFGSRVRVARRELGSAAAARNAAWRESRAPWVAFLDADDLWYPDKLAVAAEHLGAVPEAAWFFSDGAFRTLEGALHPSWLSMWADLEDDYVGRPVAALIEVNFILTSSVVVKRELLEATGGFDTHLSHAEDLDLWIRLARRATVAASARSLVRYQHRAGGLTRQLGARLMGDVTLFSRLAEDRELAPGLRRRARHRAALARYKLAVAALREGQPAAARGHLSGAWLFPERALPVSLLAMASLLPPSLLGRLRRQTWATRPVVAPMGRQRRVALRSAAAEGVKS, from the coding sequence GTGAGCGCGCCGCTCGAATTCGCGGTGGCGATTCCGGCGCACGACGGGCTGCCGGACGTGCTCGAGGCGGTCGAATCCGCGCTGGCGCAGAAGCTCCCGCCGCGCGAGATCGTGGTGATCGACGACGCCTCGAGCGACGGCACCGGCGCGGCGATCGAGGCACGCTTCGGTTCGCGCGTGCGCGTGGCGCGGCGCGAGCTGGGAAGCGCGGCTGCCGCCCGCAATGCCGCCTGGCGCGAAAGTCGGGCGCCATGGGTCGCGTTCCTCGACGCCGACGACCTCTGGTATCCGGACAAGCTCGCGGTTGCCGCCGAACACCTGGGCGCCGTGCCCGAAGCCGCCTGGTTTTTCAGCGACGGCGCGTTCCGCACGCTCGAGGGGGCGTTGCATCCTTCCTGGCTCTCGATGTGGGCGGATCTCGAGGACGACTACGTCGGACGACCGGTCGCCGCGCTGATCGAGGTGAACTTCATCCTCACCTCGTCGGTGGTGGTGAAGCGCGAGCTGCTCGAGGCCACCGGCGGGTTCGACACGCACCTGAGCCACGCCGAGGACCTCGATCTCTGGATTCGCCTTGCGCGGCGTGCGACGGTCGCGGCCAGCGCTCGCTCGCTGGTGCGCTACCAGCATCGCGCTGGCGGGCTGACGCGCCAGCTCGGCGCCCGACTGATGGGAGACGTCACCCTGTTCTCGCGCCTTGCGGAAGACCGCGAGCTCGCACCCGGGCTGCGCCGGCGCGCGCGCCATCGCGCGGCGCTCGCGCGCTACAAGCTGGCGGTGGCGGCCCTGCGCGAAGGCCAGCCGGCCGCGGCGCGCGGCCATCTTTCCGGCGCGTGGCTGTTCCCCGAGCGGGCGCTGCCGGTGTCGCTGCTGGCCATGGCCAGCCTGCTTCCGCCGTCGCTGCTGGGTCGGCTCAGACGACAGACCTGGGCGACGCGCCCGGTGGTGGCTCCCATGGGCCGGCAGCGACGCGTGGCTCTGCGCAGCGCGGCCGCGGAAGGGGTGAAGTCGTGA